A single window of Aspergillus puulaauensis MK2 DNA, chromosome 5, nearly complete sequence DNA harbors:
- a CDS encoding cytochrome P450 (COG:Q;~EggNog:ENOG410PJ8D;~InterPro:IPR001128,IPR002401,IPR036396;~PFAM:PF00067;~go_function: GO:0005506 - iron ion binding [Evidence IEA];~go_function: GO:0016705 - oxidoreductase activity, acting on paired donors, with incorporation or reduction of molecular oxygen [Evidence IEA];~go_function: GO:0020037 - heme binding [Evidence IEA];~go_process: GO:0055114 - oxidation-reduction process [Evidence IEA]) has translation MANLVFACSVSAAAAAVGYLLLCLFTVGQRPPDYPPGPPTLPLIGNLHLMPTKYPHRQFQKWAQEYGPIYSLVLGTKTYVILSSDTAIKDLLDKRGANYSSRPELYVGMDIASGGLRLVFMPYGAAWRMMHKVIHSILNIRAAKAYVPYQMLERQMMLLGFLDEPKEYANHLWRYSYSLTTQIVYGWRNESIHDPKLQQLIKGFEKWCDLVGNANAQFLDLYPLLRKLPKFLVPTFKYAEELHKKEKKLYTDIWLNTKKEVLAGTAKPCFCAELLKAQKTEGFSDPQAAYVCGALLEAGSDTTRATIFAFVLAMMVFPDVQAKAQEEIDRVVGPDRLPTMDDEPNLPYTRACVKEALRWMPTIILGVPHATIKDDNYMGYRIPAGATVIANVWTIHMDEKRHPNPRTFDPARFVNDPRSEFDAATDPDVSKRGNFAFGAGRRFCQGIHIAERSLFLAMSGILWAFNLSKPLDAEGNPVTPDIDDIVGGITVQPAPFDVDIKPRSPAKEEIIRTGWTECEEAMLDKESRQWKEVPDGMALSK, from the exons ATGGCGAACCTGGTCTTTGCTTGCAGTGTATCAGCTGCGGCGGCCGCCGTGGGATATCTTCTGCTCTGCCTGTTCACTGTGGGCCAGCGGCCGCCAGATTATCCTCCAGGACCGCCAACGCTGCCACTAATTGGAAATTTACATTTG ATGCCCACCAAATACCCGCACCGCCAATTCCAAAAATGGGCTCAAGAATATGG TCCGATCTACTCGCTAGTTCTCGGTACAAAAACCTACGTTATCCTTTCGAGCGACACTGCGATCAAGGACCTCCTGGACAAGCGTGGCGCCAACTACTCGTCAAGGCCGGAGTTGTATGTTGGCATGGACATTGCTAGTGGTGGACTGAGGCTCGTTTTTATG CCATACGGGGCAGCCTGGCGAATGATGCACAAGGTTATCCACAGCATCCTCAATATCCGAGCGGCGAAGGCTTATGTGCCGTATCAAATGTTGGAAAGACAAATGATGCTTTTAGGGTTTTTAGATGAGCCGAAAGAATATGCTAATCATCTCTGGCGGTACTCTTACTCGCTCACGACTCAGATTGTTTACGGCTGGCGGAATGAGAGCATTCATGACCCGAAGTTGCAGCAACTTATCAAG GGCTTTGAGAAATGGTGTGACCTTGTTGGAAACGCGAATGCCCAGTTCCTCGATCTCTATCCACTGCTGCGCAAGCTCCCCAAGTTCCTAGTCCCTACCTTTAAGTACGCCGAGGAGCTCcacaagaaagaaaagaagttATACACCGATATCTGGCTGAATACGAAAAAGGAGGTTCTAGCTGGTACAGCAAAGCCCTGCTTCTGCGCTGAGCTCCTCAAAGCCCAAAAGACCGAGGGCTTCTCTGACCCCCAAGCCGCCTATGTCTGCGGCGCGTTACTAGAGGCAGGGTCCGACACGACAAGGGCCACTATATTTGCCTTtgtgctggcgatgatggtcTTCCCTGACGTCCAGGCAAAGGCTCAGGAAGAAATTGATCGTGTTGTCGGCCCGGACCGGCTTCCAACCATGGACGACGAGCCCAATTTGCCCTATACTCGAGCCTGTGTGAAGGAGGCGCTGCGGTGGATGCCGACTATCATTCTGGGAGTCCCACATGCTACTATCAAGGATGATAATTACATGGGCTATCGCATACCAGCCGGTGCTACGGTTATTGCTAACGTCTG GACAATCCACATGGACGAAAAGCGCCATCCAAACCCACGCACATTCGATCCAGCCCGGTTCGTAAATGACCCCCGAAGCGAATTCGACGCCGCCACAGACCCAGACGTGAGCAAACGCGGTAATTTCGCCTTCGGTGCCGGCAGACGGTTTTGCCAGGGTATCCATATCGCCGAGCGCTCGCTGTTCCTGGCTATGTCGGGTATCCTGTGGGCGTTTAATTTAAGTAAACCTCTAGATGCTGAGGGAAACCCGGTGACTCCTGATATCGATGACATTGTTGGCGGAATCACGGTGCAGCCGGCGCCGTTTGATGTGGATATAAAACCGAGATCACCGGCCAAGGAGGAGATCATTCGTACTGGGTGGACTGAATGTGaggaggcgatgctggatAAGGAGAGTCGGCAGTGGAAGGAAGTGCCAGATGGTATGGCGTTGAGCAAATAG
- a CDS encoding cytochrome b5 reductase family protein (COG:C,H;~EggNog:ENOG410PJFC;~InterPro:IPR001834,IPR001709,IPR001433,IPR017927, IPR008333,IPR017938,IPR039261;~PFAM:PF00175,PF00970;~go_function: GO:0016491 - oxidoreductase activity [Evidence IEA];~go_process: GO:0055114 - oxidation-reduction process [Evidence IEA]), translating into MAALLNRRFVANSLAILTVGGIGTYTASKYFTKSAFAESPNSESQKVFSRAGPAFKYLRLHSEESVNHNTKRLRFELPGGESSQSGLGLTSALLTFSKPDGSWFPVVRPYTPVSKLDEPGFIDLLVKKYPNGKASTHLHSLKPGDSLFILASLPSFSWTPNKLNHVYLIAGGAGITPIYQLAQGILDNPADKTKVTVVFGVNTEQDLLFRQEFDAYKRLYPGKLDVHYAVSRPGKEFEPADGVRDGYVTKEVLEEVMKGPGEKDTKVFVCGPPAMETSLVGAGGFGKGPKGILEQLGYGKDRIHRF; encoded by the exons ATGGCAGCCCTACTGAACCGGCGTTTTGTCGCCAACTCCCTCGCTATCCTCACTGTCGGTGGAATCGGCACCTACACAGCGTCCAAGTACTTCACCAAGAGCGCGTTCGCAGAGTCGCCAAACTCGGAGTCCCAGAAAGTCTTCAGTCGCGCGGGCCCGGCGTTCAAATACCTCCGTCTTCATAGCGAAGAGAGCGTCAACCACAACACAAAGCGTCTCCGGTTTGAGCTGCCCGGTGGTGAGAGCTCGCAGAGCGGACTGGGTCTGACTT CTGCCCtcctcaccttctccaaACCCGATGGTAGCTGGTTTCCCGTCGTACGACCGTACACCCCCGTCAGCAAGCTAG ACGAACCCGGATTCATCGACCTCCTCGTCAAAAAATACCCAAACGGGAAAGCAAGCACCCACCTGCACAGCCTCAAACCCGGCGACAGTCTGTTCATCCTCGCCTCGTTACCCAGTTTCTCATGGACACCCAATAAATTAAACCACGTCTACCTGATCGCAGGCGGTGCAGGCATTACACCCATTTACCAGCTCGCACAGGGaatcctcgacaaccccgcCGACAAGACGAAAGTCACCGTGGTCTTCGGCGTGAATACCGAGCAGGATCTGCTTTTCCGGCAGGAGTTCGATGCGTATAAGCGTCTGTATCCTGGGAAACTGGATGTTCATTACGCGGTTAGTCGACCGGGTAAAGAATTTGAGCCGGCGGACGGTGTAAGAGACGGGTATGTTACCAaggaggttctggaggagGTTATGAAGGGCCCCGGGGAGAAGGACACAAAGGTGTTTGTTTGTGGACCACCCGCGATGGAGACGAGTTtggttggggctgggggtTTTGGGAAGGGACCGAAGGGCATCCTAGAGCAACTGGGATATGGGAAGGATAGGATCCATCGGTTCTAG
- a CDS encoding putative carboxylesterase (COG:I;~EggNog:ENOG410PNQG;~InterPro:IPR019826,IPR002018,IPR029058;~MEROPS:MER0030934;~PFAM:PF00135), producing the protein MAAVLQTQHLGTIQGKTGDGVTQYLGIKYASLKNRLADAVPIDSREGNTFDATRDGPTAVSLPIGCDLELMHVQHTLPKKQLLQSDVDCLNLNIAVPVTTTASSRLPVFLFIHGGGLVIGANSWPQFDYTRLVKLSVEKKLPIVAVSINYRLGAFGFLTSEELRNAGYKANNGLRDQRVAIEWVRKHIHEFGGDADNITVAGMSAGGASVTYHLNSEEALFKRAIAMSGTYFLSQPLPYEVHEQNYQKAISALGLSNSSSPEERIKALLEMPGADVVAQLPPSILSSPAIDGDIVPSAPSHSDTAIAASDVPRGKNWCEDLMVGDAQIDASIIAFLFPDTKKGCARKFVKAVNTAISSQPAVAEQIVKSYGVAEEASDEEAYPGILNFINDVLFFSPALTFAQGWKGNAYVYYFNEGNPWEGQWKGRTNHILDLAYLFQNFREFLSPEQQAVATAFAEDFFKFCHGQAPWPAITKGTVSKGFTARRYGPTSEATAAGTVAQAYGGESRRRPNLYDYTDQVSLDELAKVFNIFMTL; encoded by the exons atggctgctgttcttcAGACTCAACATCTCGGGACCATCCAAGGGAAAACTGGAGATGGTGTGACACAGTACTTGGGGATCAAATATGCCAGTCTCAAAAATAGACTGGCGGACGCCGTTCCAATCGACAGTCGTGAGGGGAATACTTTTGACGCGACCAGAGATGG ACCTACAGCTGTCTCGCTCCCAATTGGATGCGACTTGGAATTAATGCACGTTCAGCACACTCTGCCCAAAAAGCAGCTCCTTCAGTCAGACGTAGACTGTCTAAACCTCAACATCGCTGTTCCAGTCACCACAACAGCATCTTCTCGGCTACCTGTTTTCCTGTTTATACATGGCGGGGGTCTCGTTATTGGCGCAAATTCGTGGCCCCAATTCGACTACACTCGCCTTGTCAAGTTGTCAGTGGAAAAGAAACTTCCTATCGTAGCGGTTTCTATAAA TTATCGACTTGGGGCCTTCGGATTCTTAACATCCGAGGAGCTGCGCAATGCTGGATATAAAGCAAACAATGGCCTTCGTGACCAGCGCGTGGCTATCGAATGGGTGAGAAAGCACATCCACGAGTTCGGGGGAGATGCAGACAACATCACGGTGGCAGGAATGAGCGCGGGTGGAG CATCCGTGACCTACCACTTGAACTCCGAAGAAGCACTCTTCAAGCGAGCCATTGCAATGAGCGGAACGTATTTTCTGAGCCAGCCTTTACCATACGAAGTACACGAGCAGAACTACCAGAAAGCGATCTCGGCTCTAGGGCTGTCGAACAGCAGTAGTCCCGAAGAGAGAATCAAGGCACTACTTGAGATGCCGGGCGCTGATGTCGTTGCTCAACTACCCCCATCTATTCTGTCCTCACCCGCAATCGATGGCGACATTGTTCCATCTGCCCCTTCACATTCGGACACGGCGATTGCAGCATCGGACGTCCCAAGGGGGAAGAATTGGTGCGAAGACTTGATGGTTGGAGATGCCCAGATCGAT GCGAGCATTATTGCTTTTCTGTTCCCCGACACCAAGAAGGGCTGCGCCAGAAAGTTCGTCAAAGCCGTGAACACCGCTATCTCATCGCAACCAGCCGTAGCGGAGCAGATTGTAAAATCATACGGGGTCGCAGAGGAAGCCAGCGATGAAGAGGCTTACCCTGGTATTCTAAATTTCATCAACGATGTGCTATTCTTCTCTCCGGCCTTGACATTTGCGCAAGGATGGAAGGGAAACGCGTACGTATACTACTTCAACGAAGGGAATCCATGGGAAGGACAGTGGAAAGGTAGGACAAACCACATTTTGGATCTGGCCTACCTCTTCCAAAACTTCCGAGAGTTCCTATCTCCAGAACAGCAAGCGGTTGCGACTGCGTTTGCCGAGgacttcttcaagttctgcCATGGGCAAGCTCCGTGGCCTGCTATTACCAAAGGGACTGTATCCAAGGGATTCACTGCGAGACGTTACGGGCCAACCTCTGAAGCTACTGCAGCAGGAACAGTGGCGCAGGCTTATGGGGGAGAAAGTCGCCGGCGACCAAACCTTTATGACTATACGGACCAGGTTTCGCTTGATGAACTGGCGAAGGTGTTTAACATTTTCATGACGCTATAA
- a CDS encoding phosphatidylinositol-specific phospholipase C domain-containing protein (COG:S;~EggNog:ENOG410PMNE;~InterPro:IPR017946;~SECRETED:SignalP(1-21);~go_function: GO:0008081 - phosphoric diester hydrolase activity [Evidence IEA];~go_process: GO:0006629 - lipid metabolic process [Evidence IEA]) — protein MKPNQVLAWVIGALSVPAAQAASIRGLNQGVPAGGVESRDMAAEAAVGICSPDDATYSTETMPEGAYTDWGALGLDNLTSGRQFVTIVNLTPHRFKLDSTHSYQMDTFDWGDIPSGRSRQNIAHYTERAGANQVDTNGEAYYSIEGTDKKFVIRATTRVPDRHPRRTVIDLSGMGLGQREYLDPRPEVPVTLVITGSDSHGFMASLNHGTGNWMKQIYDVIKDRPLQHIVMPGTHDAGMSTISNQITSIGSKANTQTQALNIYDQLRVGARWFDMRILSVHQSNTDDYAFWVAHVNDETAAVPIGNTGESLSNIVDEINKFTSENPGEIIFIKLRYLIGIRKVPGGAIKWDNDIVDNFFSELKKVNNRCGNLDTNTEFQRQKASYFMEQNDGAGCVVFLLNGDNIPDGVTSSSISEGLYPASQMAVNDHWSDLPTTKPVAEDQTSVWSGINRVEPFTDDEFLISQWLVSADALQTTALTIQNIAIMPTNPALYWAGVNAMSPTQWPNVILVDYIGVVVTDQFSWDQLSAELYTLAIGLNLYMLSENCDVSDQRSVLLPAAEAARKDAIQRVSGAWNGIIYANGTVVDNPPRNFHLGRVEVLRNGTVFNNGTVLEKDMRNPYLHSAPV, from the coding sequence ATGAAACCGAATCAAGTTTTAGCCTGGGTGATTGGGGCCTTGAGTGTCCCTGCAGCCCAGGCCGCATCCATTCGGGGACTCAACCAAGGGGTGCCTGCAGGGGGAGTCGAAAGTCGCGACATGGCAGCTGAGGCAGCAGTCGGTATATGCAGTCCAGACGACGCTACTTACAGCACGGAAACCATGCCAGAGGGGGCATACACTGACTGGGGTGCCCTCGGCCTCGATAATCTGACTTCTGGCCGACAATTCGTTACAATCGTCAATCTGACTCCCCACCGGTTCAAGCTTGACAGCACTCACTCCTATCAGATGGATACTTTTGATTGGGGGGACATTCCGTCTGGCCGCTCGCGACAGAACATTGCCCACTATACAGAGCGCGCCGGAGCAAACCAGGTGGATACAAACGGCGAAGCATATTACTCGATTGAGGGCACTGATAAGAAATTCGTCATTCGTGCAACAACACGCGTACCCGATCGCCACCCTCGTCGGACAGTAATTGACCTCAGTGGCATGGGCCTAGGTCAACGCGAATATCTCGACCCTAGACCGGAAGTGCCAGTTACTTTGGTAATTACTGGGAGCGACAGCCATGGATTCATGGCGTCTCTTAATCACGGTACCGGCAACTGGATGAAACAAATCTACGATGTCATCAAAGACAGGCCGCTCCAGCATATTGTCATGCCTGGCACGCACGATGCTGGCATGAGCACCATTAGCAACCAGATAACTTCCATAGGCAGCAAAGCCAACACTCAAACCCAGGCGCTCAATATCTATGATCAGCTCCGCGTAGGTGCACGATGGTTTGATATGCGAATTCTGAGTGTCCATCAGTCCAACACCGACGACTATGCATTCTGGGTAGCGCATGTCAACGACGAGACGGCTGCTGTTCCCATTGGAAACACCGGCGAAAGCCTAAGCAATATTGTCGATGAAATCAACAAGTTCACTTCGGAAAACCCCGGTGAGATCATATTCATCAAGCTTAGATACCTCATCGGCATCCGAAAAGTACCCGGTGGCGCTATCAAATGGGACAATGACATTGTGGACAACTTCTTCAGCGAACTCAAGAAGGTCAACAACCGTTGTGGTAACCttgacaccaacaccgagTTCCAGCGTCAAAAGGCTTCGTATTTTATGGAGCAGAACGATGGGGCAGGCTGCGTTGTTTTCCTCCTGAATGGCGACAATATACCAGACGGAGTCACGAGCTCATCGATTTCCGAGGGGCTATATCCGGCCTCTCAAATGGCAGTTAACGACCACTGGTCAGATCTACCCACCACAAAACCAGTGGCCGAGGACCAAACCTCCGTATGGTCAGGGATAAATCGTGTTGAACCATTTACCGACGACGAATTCCTCATCAGCCAATGGCTTGTATCCGCCGATGCCCTTCAAACAACCGCACTGACAATCcagaacatcgccatcatgcCCACTAACCCAGCCCTCTACTGGGCGGGCGTTAATGCCATGAGCCCTACCCAATGGCCGAATGTGATACTGGTCGATTACATTGGCGTTGTTGTCACGGATCAATTTTCTTGGGACCAGCTCAGTGCTGAGCTATACACCCTAGCTATAGGTCTGAACCTCTACATGCTTAGTGAGAACTGTGATGTGAGCGACCAGCGAtccgttcttcttccggcTGCGGAAGCTGCCAGAAAAGATGCAATCCAGAGAGTCTCTGGAGCTTGGAACGGCATTATATATGCCAATGGGACGGTTGTCGATAACCCGCCACGCAATTTCCATCTAGGGCGCGTAGAGGTTCTGAGGAACGGCACGGTTTTCAATAACGGTACAGTTCTTGAGAAGGACATGCGAAATCCGTATTTACATTCGGCTCCTGTTTAG
- a CDS encoding uncharacterized protein (COG:S;~EggNog:ENOG410PSWB;~TransMembrane:1 (o6-26i)) — MVISWHTHIALTILCGGLGCLTILAIPCRSMKFIWRAEPGHSSSFGMHVIDPAGNPTEEESYILRIPLSELRQRIDDEEILARFSYGFFAGWVFGPERWIAPFVQGVIDHQGVYDYFPHTIFLEDGWLMLD; from the coding sequence ATGGTTATATCCTGGCACACCCATATCGCCCTCACCATCCTATGCGGAGGGCTAGGATGTCTAACAATCCTCGCAATCCCATGTCGCTCAATGAAATTCATCTGGCGCGCCGAGCCAGGCCACAGCAGCTCCTTTGGCATGCACGTCATCGACCCCGCGGGGAACCccaccgaggaagaaagcTATATCCTGAGGATTCCGCTGAGCGAGCTACGGCAGAGAAtagatgatgaggagattCTAGCGAGATTTTCATACGGGTTCTTTGCTGGTTGGGTGTTTGGGCCTGAGAGGTGGATTGCCCCGTTTGTGCAGGGCGTTATTGATCACCAGGGTGTGTATGATTATTTTCCGCACACTATCTTTTTGGAAGACGGATGGCTGATGCTGGATTAA
- a CDS encoding uncharacterized protein (COG:U;~EggNog:ENOG410PJXX;~InterPro:IPR020846,IPR011701,IPR036259;~PFAM:PF07690;~TransMembrane:10 (i53-71o77-100i112-134o140-160i254-277o297-317i329-349o361-383i403-424o436-459i);~go_function: GO:0022857 - transmembrane transporter activity [Evidence IEA];~go_process: GO:0055085 - transmembrane transport [Evidence IEA]) encodes MDVDFVEFVWRRTSSMFTYVTPPTLDIRKHHLMILISAAPAGYLADRIQCRRWPLLIGLIALGASTAFLCVGRHLCFWIVGRLCQGASAAVVWTVGLALLVDTVEKDELGKVLGFVGTGMTLGSLGGPLLGGALYEYGGYYSVFGLAFGFIAIDVVLRLVMIERKDAEKWLNTEGETPPAVESTTHSELVPGTFGRIDCGRHLDWIEHEVAIAPQSEPKTKASSIHQKHPPEDTTAHEVAAETETVCEKRKSALYTLCSSCRFIITLWAYFVWGLIITSFDSVLPLFVEETFNWQQTAQGLIFVPLTLPSFFDPIIGCFTDRFPWTRRYVACAAFVGAVPALVCLRFVRNDSVHDKVMLCGLLALLGFCLAAMLAIILVEVSYIVKEKETKRPTVWGKGGSIALAYGLLNSSFSAGSLVGPFLAGCLREKASWGTMGWALALVSGISGVPAFLFFGGCFRKRHEVEGNN; translated from the coding sequence ATGGACGTCGATTTTGTTGAGTTTGTATGGCGGCGGACTTCTAGCATGTTCACGTACGTAACTCCTCCAACCCTCGACATACGCAAACATCACCTAATGATTTTAATTTCCGCAGCTCCTGCTGGCTATTTAGCAGACAGAATCCAGTGCCGCCGATGGCCATTACTTATCGGTCTAATTGCCCTAGGCGCATCGACAGCTTTCCTCTGCGTAGGAAGGCATCTCTGCTTCTGGATCGTGGGTCGTCTATGCCAGGGCGCATCCGCAGCGGTGGTCTGGACAGTCGGTCTCGCGCTTCTCGTTGACACGGTCGAAAAGGACGAGCTGGGGAAGGTTCTAGGCTTTGTCGGCACTGGAATGACTTTAGGGAGCCTAGGTGGGCCGTTGCTCGGAGGCGCACTATATGAATATGGCGGGTATTACTCGGTTTTCGGTCTGGCATTCGGGTTTATCGCCATCGACGTGGTTTTGCGGTTAGTCATGATAGAACGAAAGGATGCAGAAAAATGGCTTAATACTGAAGGAGAGACGCCGCCAGCTGTTGAATCGACAACACACAGTGAGCTGGTACCCGGGACATTTGGGAGGATCGACTGCGGTAGGCATCTCGACTGGATCGAACATGAGGTTGCTATTGCACCGCAGAGTGAACCGAAAACTAAAGCCTCTTCTATTCATCAAAAACATCCACCTGAGGATACCACCGCCCATGAGGTGGcggcagagacagagacagtTTGCGAGAAGAGGAAATCGGCATTGTACACACTGTGCAGCTCATGCCGCTTCATCATTACACTGTGGGCTTATTTCGTTTGGGGCCTCATTATTACGTCTTTTGACAGCGTTCTCCCGCTTTTTGTTGAGGAGACGTTCAACTGGCAGCAGACAGCCCAGGGTCTTATCTTCGTCCCGTTAACCCTCCCCAGCTTCTTTGACCCGATTATCGGTTGCTTCACTGACCGATTCCCCTGGACTCGGCGGTACGTTGCTTGTGCTGCATTCGTCGGGGCAGTCCCGGCCCTCGTTTGCCTCCGATTCGTCCGAAATGATTCAGTTCATGACAAGGTCATGCTATGCGGACTCCTGGCATTACTAGGATTCTGTCTCGCTGCAATGCTCGCCATAATCCTGGTCGAAGTCTCATATATTGTCAAGGAGAAAGAGACAAAACGCCCTACGGTTTGGGGCAAAGGCGGGAGCATCGCGCTGGCATATGGGCTTCTAAATTCTTCATTCTCTGCTGGGAGTTTGGTTGGGCCGTTTCTTGCAGGATGCCTTCGCGAGAAGGCCAGTTGGGGGACTATGGGGTGggctctggcgctggtgTCGGGGATATCGGGTGTAcctgcttttcttttcttcgggGGGTGCTTTCGAAAGAGGCATGAAGTTGAGGGCAACAATTGA
- a CDS encoding putative carboxylesterase (COG:I;~EggNog:ENOG410PNQG;~InterPro:IPR019826,IPR002018,IPR029058;~MEROPS:MER0030934;~PFAM:PF00135): MAPPQVHHDSLNAKFTGIETQCDGISVNHFRGLKYASIPARFERAQPVNGFNGRVVDTSRFGPRCPQVDIDVRHLLRIPEVFVIEQEPEDEFECLTVDITCPPDTANRGNLPVLVWIHGGSQIMTFCSAASKICDPTKLVADSIKSGQPFIFVSINYRLNIFSFGDGGETNLAIKDQRLGLDWVRKNIGGFGGSPDNITLSGESAGAVYVHAHLITGPPVKRAVLASGSLYLSSPLPVERGNGLIKALEAKVQEHGESSLRKASVPALLQALKESNVNTMWIQEDDELKGWETRIEQADEVMIGDAEYESVIWRNGIETFDGETIAAAFEQDKTWGRTLRKMYHVVPDRPTACKLGALDLVNDARYTLPVELISDKLNAAGKRVYKYVVDQPNPWQASSRSHHAVDLLFLFGGIDLSFNSAADAVGHEMRSRWIQFVASGSPWSIEKRFAFGPVGECKEISETQFAARRRVEHLKTLREAGIGVYLPIIFALTAGKISLLN, translated from the exons ATGGCACCCCCGCAAGTCCACCACGATTCTCTCAACGCGAAATTCACTGGCATTGAAACGCAATGCGACGGTATCTCTGTCAACCATTTCAGAGGTCTCAAGTATGCTAGTATTCCAGCGCGGTTTGAGCGCGCGCAGCCTGTAAATGGCTTTAATGGGCGGGTTGTCGATACCTCTCGGTTTGG GCCACGATGTCCCCAGGTCGATATCGATGTTCGACACCTTCTGCGCATTCCTGAAGTCTTTGTGATTGAGCAGGAGCCGGAGGACGAATTCGAGTGCTTGACCGTTGATATCACCTGTCCTCCTGATACGGCGAATAGGGGGAATCTTCCTGTGTTAGTTTGGATACATG GTGGCTCGCAAATTATGACTTTCTGTTCTGCGGCGTCGAAAATCTGCG ATCCAACAAAGCTTGTTGCTGACTCCATAAAATCTGGCCAACCGTTCATTTTCGTTTCAATAAATTACCGGCTCAATATCTTCAGctttggtgatggtggtgagaCAAACCTAGCTATCAAGGATCAGCGATTGGGCCTTGATTGGGTTAGAAAGAACATTGGCGGATTTGGTGGGAGCCCG GATAATATCACTCTGTCTGGTGAGAGTGCGGGTGCTGTTTACGTTCATGCTCATTTGATCACTGGTCCACCAGTGAAGAGGGCAGTTCTCGCATCTGGCTCATTGTACCTGTCGTCGCCTTTGCCTGTTGAGCGAGGAAACGGACTTATCAAAGCGCTTGAAGCAAAGGTCCAAGAACATGGCGAATCCTCCCTCCGCAAGGCTTCGGTTCCGGCTCTCCTGCAAGCGCTGAAGGAAAGCAACGTAAACACCATGTGGATACAGGAGGACGATGAATTGAAGGGATGGGAAACGAGGATCGAGCAGGCGGATGAGGTCATGATAGGTGATGCTGAGTATGAg TCTGTTATCTGGAGAAACGGAATCGAAACCTTCGATGGAGAGACCATTGCCGCCGCTTTCGAACAAGATAAAACATGGGGCAGAACCCTACGGAAGATGTACCATGTCGTCCCTGATCGCCCGACAGCGTGTAAGCTCGGGGCATTGGATCTGGTGAACGACGCACGATACACTCTCCCCGTCGAACTCATCTCCGACAAGTTGAATGCCGCCGGCAAGCGTGTTTACAAATACGTCGTTGATCAACCCAATCCATGGCAAGCGTCCAGCCGTTCACACCACGCCGTCGATCTACTCTTCTTGTTCGGAGGTATAGATCTATCCTTCAACTCTGCTGCGGATGCAGTCGGTCATGAAATGAGAAGCCGCTGGATACAGTTTGTGGCCAGCGGTAGCCCTTGGTCAATTGAAAAGCGCTTTGCCTTTGGGCCTGTCGGCGAGTGTAAGGAGATTTCCGAGACCCAGTTTGCTGCGCGACGCCGGGTTGAGCATCTGAAGACTTTGAGGGAGGCCGGTATTGGGGTGTATTTGCCCATTATCTTTGCCTTGACAGCGGGGAAAATCAGTTTGCtgaattaa